Proteins encoded in a region of the Zea mays cultivar B73 chromosome 2, Zm-B73-REFERENCE-NAM-5.0, whole genome shotgun sequence genome:
- the LOC118476388 gene encoding uncharacterized protein, which translates to MEALRAEPVAEGEMPASSVHLVSKVLSQSSSHQFLKSVGIKTSATSKASSSNHSELREQLAAEATAAVQGELDQLRKKCEEAEEQQARTQRELEEYKKITEKNSKEMEETNVLIKKLLSLHGNSSST; encoded by the coding sequence ATGGAGGCTTTGAGggctgaacctgttgctgaaggtgagATGCCAGCATCCAGTGTGCACCTTGTGTCGAAGGTGCTGTCCCAGAGCAGCTCACACCAATTCCTGAAAAGCGTCGGCATCAAAACATCGGCAACCTCCAAGGCTTCATCATCAAATCATAGTGAGCTTCGGGAACAACTTGCAGCTGAAGCGACGGCTGCTGTTCAAGGTGAACTCGACCAGCTCAGGAAGAAATGTGAAGAAGCTGAGGAACAGCAGGCGAGGACACAAAGGGAGTTGGAGGAGTACAAGAAGATAACAGAGAAGAacagcaaggagatggaggagaccaatgtgctcatcaagaagctcttgtccttgcatggtaactcttcttcgaCATGA